The following is a genomic window from Ciconia boyciana chromosome 24, ASM3463844v1, whole genome shotgun sequence.
GGAAAGTGTTAGTAATGTCTTTCTTTAAGAATGAACACCAAATGCTAGAAATTAGTAACAGTGATGGTAAGCCCTTGTCCTTTCCTTCTCACTTTTCCCTGTAATACACATCGTACACTAATGCTAATGGTAGTTTTTCCTAGAGGTAGTATCTAAAGTTCGCTCACTCCCTTTATTCTGCATTATCTGCTAATACACATTACCACTAGTTAATGATTATTAGCGTGACATGATATATATATACTGATACATATATAGCctttacactgaaaatacatGTGAGTATATAGTTCATACATGTGAACAGAAACGTGAAGTTACAGGCTGtgtgaaatatgaaaaacaagGGTAGGAGGAGGAACTGACTGCACAGCTACAGCGTGTGGCAGGCTGCCTTATTTATTGATCCCGGGCAGGctgtaaaattttcatttcttggtTATTCCTACCATCCGGCTGGGTGGGCCCTCTGTCCGGTGGAAAATCTATTCCCCTCAGCAAAGGAACGCCGGCCTCATTCATCGGCGCGCCTTCAAATAAGCAAAAGTTATTCAGAATTGTTCTGTTCGGCATGGAACGACGTgtgtggggagggctggggctgtttttttctggcgCAGCCGGGATCTCCGAACTTTGCTCTCAGGGCGGCTTCGGCTTGTAGCGGTTTTCCCTCACAGAGGGAGAGGACACAGCGTTGCCGCGGCAACGCGCCGCGCGCTGCGGGACCCCCCGCTGCCTGCAGGGGGCGCCGCAGAGCGGCGGGCGCCGCGGCGGCAGAGCCATGGCGGACTACGAGGCGGTGCAGCGCGGGCCGCTGCGGCTGAAGGGCAGCGGCGCGGCCCTGGGGGCCGGCAAGCGGTGAGGAGAGGGAACCGGGGGGACCGGGGagggcagccggggctgggcgcTGACCGCCCTCTACCCgcaggaagaagaagaaggcGAAGGACAAGGCCCAGATCCTGGAGCAGATCGTGAGCAGCaagaagcaggaagaggagaagaagcGCGGCCTGGACAAGCGGACGCCGGCGCAGGTGGCCTACGAGAAGATGCAGGAGAAGCGGGTagggctgccctgcctgggcCAGACCCCGTCTGGGGACTCGGGCGGGGATTTAAAAACCCCAGTCGAGCCCTTAGATGCGGCCCCTGAGGGGCTACAAGTGCTGGAAGTAACTGGCCTCTCTTGTGTCTTCCTCTAGCAAATGGAGAGGATCCTGAAGAAAGCGTCGAAAACCCATAAGCAGAGAGTGGAGGTAAGCTAAATTATCCCGATTTGCTCAGGCCGGTGTGTATTTATCAGCACGCAGGCTCCTTGGGCTGGAGGAACTGTTTCGCCTTTGTGAAGCACTgaagcagggaggcagagggtcTTGTGGTTCAGTGGTGGTGATGTCAGTGCCAAATATTAAAcgttttcttcctctttctctcccctagGATTTCAACAGGCACTTGGATACTCTGACGGAGCATTACGACATTCCTAAAGTCAGCTGGACTAAGTGAATGGACTGCTTTTCAAGGCCTTGGATCAGgagttgtgttttgtttgtattgAACAGGGTTGCCATGTAAATCTGTGCATTCTCCATATTGTATGTTTAATATATCTTCTGAGCGTTTATGACTTTGTACTGTcttatttaattgttttgtttttgaaaaccCAGTATTCAGTGAAGTCTCTTCTTGGCTGATGAGCTCTAATTTATATAGGTGCAGAGGGCTATCTTTCTTTTAGTGCTTAGAGCAGGATTAAGGCCAAAATAAATTGCTGGAAAGTGTTCCTTTATTTGATACTAACAGTTCGCCTTTTTGGAAGTGAAGAGTCTGATGGCCTCGCATAGCCTAAGCTTCTCTTGAAAGTTATAGGAATTGTATAATTTCTATCTAGAGTTCTTTTTGAGGTGGGGGGGTCTGCTATAACTTGTAACTTTGATGTGACTTCttattaaaatgctgcttttgtcattttttgGTGCTGACTTACCTATAAAATCAGAGGCAGTGCACTGATGAAACAGTCGTTTGTGTGTGGAGTTTTTGAAGTGCCTTGCTTGCCTTTACAGTTCTTACTCCCTTTGAGAGATGACGTGTATCTTGATGTTTAAGATCCTAACATGCCTCTTAAACCCGAATATTGTTCTTGAACCCGAATATTGTCCCTCTGCTGTCACTGGTTGGGCCTTGGGTGCTCAGCCTCTGCCTGGGGCTCGCACCTCAGCCTGCCCAACCCTCCCCTGTGGGCTGCGGCCCGGCGCCGTTAgcgcccagccccgctcctggTGCTGTTTGGGCGCTGTGGGACCGATTCCCAGCGGGGAAAAAGACCCCGGGGCAGCCCACACCGGGACTATTTAACAGGCGGTGAGTCGCACTGTTCATCCGCGGCCGTGGCGGAGCCCTGCGCGTATCCCTCCCGCGGGAGCCGGGCCTCGTTTCGTCACTTCCTGCCGGAAGTGCCGGTGCGGGAAGCGGAAGTCGGTGTGTCTGTGGCCGGGCGACACGGCGGcccgggcgggaggcggcggcggcggggcggcgaTGTCGGCCAGCGCCGTCTACGTGCTGGACCTGAAGGGGAAGGTAAGGCCCGGGCCGCGGGGGGCTCTGCGGGGCCGAAGCGGAGGGGCCTCCCTCGCCCCGGGCCGCTGAGGGGGTCGGGCAGGCTCCGGTCTGTGAGGGGCCCTGGGATGCGGGGGTTCCCCGGCCTCGTCGGGGTCTGCGGCAGCCGCTTTCCCCTTCCCGGCCCCTCCCGGTTTTACATGGCACTGCAGGTCCGAGCTGTGACAGGGGAGTCGTGGCCTGTGTCTCCTCTTGGCGGTTGCAGATGCCGAGGGAGGCGGCTGCTGGTAGCAGACGTGCCAGCAGGGCCCTTGGGCATCCCACCGGGGGTAATTAATCTCTGCCTTAATTGGAGGTAGTTTGTCTCAGAAGAGTTGCATGTTTACCCATCTTAAAAGCATTATGAAGGTGTGTGCAGCATTAGGTGCAGAATAACTctggaaaatattaatacatGACCTTGCAATGAAAGATTAGGATTTATGTTCTAATCAGCAACGTATTTTGGCATTGTGATTTGCATTTATAGAATGCACAGAGGCTAGAGTGAAGCTTGGTGACTTAAAGTTACTTAAAGAGGCCTTCCAAATATCTTGTGCATTGGTCTTGCGTGGTAACATCATCtcatgaaagaggaaaaaaatacacggattttgttcctctctttatAGGTTCTCATCTGTCGGAATTACCGTGGAGATGTGGACATGTCCGAGGTGGAGCATTTTATGCCAATCCttatggaaaaggaagaagaggggacGCTTTCTCCTATTCTAGCACATGGAGGAGTGCGTTTTATGTGGATTAAACATAACAACCTATATCGTATCCTTTACGCTGCACATAGCTCGCATATGCTGATGTGCCGAGCGCTGCTGTATTATGTGTGTTGTTTGTGTCTAAATGCAAAGCTGGAGAATGTGTGAAGCGACAGAAGGAGGCTCTATTAAAGTCATTTTATGCTTTACATAATGTAACGTGCACCAGCAGCGCAGGGTGCAGAAAAGTGGTTATATTAATTTCactgtaataaattatttcctgaatttttatCTTCCTATCTCGCTAGAGCGGAGGTACTGTTAATTAACTAATGCTTAGGTTTTTTGGCTAACTCTAATTGCctaaaggcttttaaaaatgcacttggTAAACGTTTTTTTGAATGGTGACTTTGAATGCGTGTTCCTGAACATCCTTTATCAGTTGTTGCAACTTCTAAGAAAAATGCTTGTGTATCActggtgttttcatttttatataaagtagTTCAGGTGAGTATGACATTTCGAACGTAACCTCTGTCGTCTTTTCAGTTCAGTCTAAGTCTGATCTAAATCGAAGCGCGTAGAGCTTTCACATCTTTAAAGAACTCTATGGTAATagcatttttactttatatttgattattttgtaGAACTATCTTCCTAACCACTAATAATGGAATTGATATTTTGTAGCTGAGTAGGCAAAGGATGTGACACAATGCTGTAAGTAGTTGCACAAGCCCTGAGAACACAGAGGAGAATTGTGAACTTGATGCATGAGTAGTGGCATATCATATAGATTCTATGTTTGGTTCATCTGTACCtggcatgaaaaatattttctccagaataaatatttttcataatagtTAGAGTTGCTTCTAGGATTCTCTAGCTCTCTTTTAATTGAGGTGGGTTTCCTGAAGCTAATCTTCTGAACAGAATGCTGTTTGTGAATTacagggtttggtttggggcttttaaaaaattattattttagatgCAAGAATGTACTTCCTCAGTTAagtcctccttcttcccctctctcctgtcactttgtttcaggttttttctgaatatttcaagGAGTTGGAAGAAGAGAGCATTAGGGataattttgttattatttatgaGTTGTTAGATGAGCTTATGGATTTTGGTTATCCACAAACCACTGACAGTAAAATTTTACAAGAGTAAGTATCATTCTGCATCACTTACAGTGACAAACTCCTTGGAAAGTTTTGAGCATTCTTCCATatgcaaacaaatgttttgGCTTGGTCTAGTTATCAAAaaaattgatttcattttttcatgctgATTATGTGGCTGTAAAGGTACATCACTCAGGAAGGTCACAAACTTGAAACTGGAGCTCCACGTCCGCCTGCCACTGTTACAAATGCTGTTTCATGGAGATCAGAAGGgataaaatacaggaaaaatgaagTGTTCTTGGATGTTATAGAGTCTGTTAACCTTTTGGTAGGTACCTTTAACTTTTAATGAGAATTGTAATGGGAAGCGTTGAAAAGGGCTTATTGTCTGAAAACCTGTAAGCGTACAATAAAAAGTCAGACTGACTGTGGCTGGTGTACTCTGCTGCTTAAAACAATGTCAGTCGTGAAGACTTGAGTGCCCACAAGGACATCCAGTAGACAAATAACGCTTTGCTTGTACGTATTGCTAATTTCTGGTATGTTCTTCACCagaagggttgtcaagcatcggaacaggctgccc
Proteins encoded in this region:
- the FAM32A gene encoding protein FAM32A, translating into MADYEAVQRGPLRLKGSGAALGAGKRKKKKAKDKAQILEQIVSSKKQEEEKKRGLDKRTPAQVAYEKMQEKRQMERILKKASKTHKQRVEDFNRHLDTLTEHYDIPKVSWTK